In Streptomyces sp. SLBN-118, the following are encoded in one genomic region:
- a CDS encoding bifunctional 2-polyprenyl-6-hydroxyphenol methylase/3-demethylubiquinol 3-O-methyltransferase UbiG, producing MTDCTSEVEQGKRFAFGQNWQKFSRLVDDDRIATARESLVTALGTDDLSGRTFLDIGCGSGLFSLAALQLGAKVHSFDYDPDAVATTQQLRERYAPGNDWRIEQGSVLDSSLVSRLGQFDIVYSWGVLHHTGALWEALDTACRLVSPGGLLYVSIYNDQGLRSRAWRGVKRTYNSSGPLTRRLLVAGSGLYLRTAPQAVDLLKSVAGRRPAGGQPRRQRGMSARYDLIDWVGGYPFEVAAPEEVFRVGRRHGMELRHLKTCRGGLGCNEYVFASIADHDDAQTPSAARSVTAAA from the coding sequence GTGACCGACTGCACCAGCGAGGTGGAGCAGGGTAAGCGCTTCGCCTTCGGCCAGAATTGGCAGAAGTTCAGCCGGCTGGTCGACGACGACCGTATTGCCACCGCCCGGGAGTCGCTCGTGACGGCCTTGGGTACCGACGATCTTTCAGGGCGCACGTTCTTGGACATCGGCTGCGGCAGCGGGCTTTTCTCGCTGGCCGCGCTTCAACTCGGTGCGAAGGTGCACTCCTTCGACTACGACCCCGACGCCGTGGCGACCACCCAGCAGCTGCGCGAACGGTATGCGCCCGGCAACGACTGGCGGATCGAGCAGGGTTCGGTGCTCGATTCCTCTCTGGTCTCCCGCCTCGGACAGTTCGACATCGTCTACTCCTGGGGAGTGCTGCATCACACGGGCGCCCTGTGGGAGGCGCTGGACACCGCCTGCCGACTGGTTTCCCCCGGCGGGTTGCTCTACGTGTCGATCTACAACGATCAGGGTCTGCGAAGCCGGGCGTGGAGGGGCGTCAAGCGCACGTACAACTCCTCCGGCCCGCTGACGCGGCGCTTGCTGGTCGCAGGGAGCGGGCTGTACCTGCGTACTGCCCCACAAGCGGTCGATCTGCTGAAGTCGGTCGCGGGGCGACGTCCCGCCGGCGGTCAGCCCCGCCGCCAACGCGGGATGTCCGCCCGGTACGACCTCATCGACTGGGTCGGAGGCTACCCGTTCGAAGTCGCGGCTCCGGAAGAGGTGTTCCGTGTGGGGCGCCGCCATGGGATGGAGCTTCGTCATCTGAAGACCTGCAGAGGGGGCCTGGGCTGCAACGAGTATGTTTTCGCCTCGATCGCCGATCACGACGACGCGCAGACGCCGTCCGCCGCTCGCAGTGTGACAGCTGCCGCCTGA
- a CDS encoding glycosyltransferase, whose protein sequence is MNIGGPAVQVSTLMRGLDPDRFDHLLITGQVASGEADYLDQRAADLPVHRLQWLGRAVRPTDDVRCVVELARAMRRFRPHIVHTHTAKAGALGRAAAVMARVPSRVHTFHGHLLHGYFSPAKTRAMVRAERSLAAFTDRLVAVGSRVRDDLLAAGIGKAKQYTVVPPGTRLASAPEPSEARRLLGLPQDCPVVAYVGRITGIKRPDRFLDVAREVRRAVPATHFVMCGEGDFEPDPEAVADLGDSLHRLGWRADVETVYAAADLVLLTSDNEGMPVSLIEAGLAGLPAVATNVGSVAEVVQDGTTGLLARPSSAELARHTVTLLRDGQLRQDMGARARTFAAERFGEERLVADTQALYTSIAVARHWWTASPFERSAL, encoded by the coding sequence ATGAATATCGGTGGTCCGGCAGTTCAGGTCTCGACCCTCATGCGAGGGCTGGATCCCGACCGATTCGATCACCTTCTGATCACCGGTCAGGTGGCTTCCGGTGAGGCGGACTATCTGGATCAGCGAGCGGCCGACCTGCCGGTCCATCGGCTCCAATGGCTGGGACGGGCCGTGCGGCCCACCGACGACGTGCGCTGCGTCGTCGAACTCGCCAGAGCCATGCGCCGGTTCCGGCCCCATATCGTCCACACGCACACAGCGAAAGCGGGCGCCCTCGGTCGGGCGGCTGCCGTCATGGCGCGTGTCCCCTCACGGGTGCACACCTTTCACGGCCATCTCCTGCACGGTTATTTCTCCCCGGCGAAGACCCGCGCCATGGTGCGGGCCGAGCGCTCGCTGGCAGCCTTCACCGATCGCCTGGTCGCCGTCGGCAGCCGGGTACGGGACGACCTGCTCGCCGCCGGCATCGGAAAGGCGAAGCAGTACACGGTCGTTCCGCCCGGAACCAGGCTCGCGAGCGCACCAGAGCCTTCGGAAGCCCGGCGACTGCTCGGTCTCCCCCAGGACTGCCCCGTGGTCGCCTACGTGGGACGAATCACCGGAATCAAGCGGCCCGATCGCTTCCTCGATGTGGCCCGCGAAGTACGCCGCGCCGTTCCCGCAACGCACTTCGTGATGTGCGGAGAAGGCGACTTCGAACCTGATCCGGAGGCGGTTGCCGATCTCGGTGACTCGCTCCACCGGCTGGGCTGGCGCGCGGATGTGGAGACCGTCTACGCCGCCGCCGACCTGGTATTGCTCACCTCGGACAACGAAGGCATGCCCGTCAGTCTGATCGAGGCCGGCCTGGCGGGGCTGCCTGCGGTGGCCACGAACGTCGGCAGCGTCGCGGAGGTCGTACAGGACGGTACGACGGGGCTCCTGGCACGGCCGTCGTCCGCCGAACTCGCCCGCCACACGGTGACGCTTCTGCGCGACGGACAACTGCGCCAGGACATGGGCGCACGAGCCCGAACGTTCGCAGCCGAGCGCTTCGGCG